The genomic region CCGGGCTCAGTGATGCCCAGATCAGGCGCCTGCGCGAAACGATGGAGGCCTGCGTCCAGAATCTTTTGGCCGACGGCCCTGAACCGCTGCGGTAGGCGTGCTGCGGCGGCTATCCTGCCCTATACCGTCTAGCTCCCTGCCTGCCGGTGCAAACGGGGGCTGATGGTGGTGGCGGCGTGGCTGCCGGCGAGGGCGTGGGAGAGTCCGCGCGCGGCCATCTGCACGAGGAGTTTCATCTCTTTCAGGTCCCTGGCCCCTGGTGAACTCAGGAGTGACACCGCAGCGATGCCCACTTCCGGCGGACCGAACACGGGGGCCGCGCAGGAAACTGATCCCGGGGTCAATTCGTTCTCTGACGTGGCCACGCCATCGTTCCTGATGCGGTCCAGTTCCAGACGAAGGACCTCCGGGTCGGTATGTGTATTCGTTGTGTAACGGGCCAAGGGTGAAGCCAGCACGGCGTCCCGGATCTCAGGTTCGGCGTATGCCAGCAAGACCTTTCCGGAGGAGCTGGCGTGAAGCGGCAGCCTGCCCCCGGCCCGGCCGGCTGCGGGCACTCCGCGGGTTCCGGCGATCCGCTCTATCAAAAGAGCATCAGTGCCGTCCATGACGGCGATTAGCACATGCGCCTTCGTCGTTTCCCAGAGGCTTTGGAGGAATGGCATGGCCGCCTCCCTCAGGCCGTAGCTGCGGTTGGACCTTGCCGCTATCTCCCAGAGCCTGACTCCGATGGCATAGCCGCCGCCGGATGTGCGCTCGAGGCCGCCCCAGGTGACCATGTCCTGGATGAGGCGATGGACCGTGCTGGTGGGCAGGGCCGTGAAACGTGCGATGTCGGACATCGACAGCACCGTGCGCTCCCCGGCGAAGGCGTCCAGAACGAGAAAAATTTTTGCGGACACCGACTGCCCGGGAGTTGAGCTGTTGCCCGCCATTGGACGCTCCTTACATGTCAGAGGCTCTTATTCGCCTCTTGCAGACTAGTTTCCCACTGAGTGGGCATGCGTGTCACCCGTCACATCAGAGGCTCTTATATTGAAGTCAACGGCGTGAAGCCGGCCCTCAAACATCCCACAGGAGTGAATAGTGACCAGGACAATGATGTCAGCCCGTATGCACGAGGTCGGAGCACCGATGGTGCTGGAGGAAGTACCCCTTCCCGAGCCCGGCCCGGCGGATGTGCGGGTATCTGTGCAGGCCTGCAACATCGTGCCGAACCTCGCGAACATTCTCGCGAACTGGACGACCTGGTTTCCCCAGAACCCCCTTCCCGCCCTGCCGGCCATTTTCGGTCTCGACCCGGCGGGCGTCGTCGAAGCGGTAGGCTCCGACGTCCACGGGTTCGCGCCGGGGGACCGGGTGTACGTCAACCCGGGTCGCCATTGCGGCGGATGCCTGGCCTGCCGCCGCGGAGACCATATCAACTGCACCAGCTACGCATTCTCCGGCTACTTCGGCTTCACGCCGACGGCCACCAAAATGCTGGACCGCTACCCTTACGGCGGACTGGCCGAGTACATGATCGCCCCGCAGTATGCGCTGGTTAAACTGCCGGATTCGGTCAGCTTCGAACACGCTGCCCGTTTCGGCTACCTTGGCACCGCGTACTCCGCCCTGCGTAAAGCCAACGTCGGGACCGACACCACCGTGCTCATCAACGGCATCAGCGGAACCCTCGGCCTCGGCGCCGCCCTGTACGCACTCGCCCTCGGCGCCACACAAATCCTGGGCATCGGACGTGACCGCGCCCTGCTCGAAAGGGTCCGCGCCCTGGCCCCCCAGCGGATCCAGACGTTCTCCAGCCTCGACGGACCGATCGATGAATGGGTACGCAGCGTCACGGACGGCGGAGTCGACGTCCACATCAGCGCCCTTGGCCCTGGCACACCCCACGAGCCCTTCATCCAGGGCATGAAATCCCTGCGCCGCGGCGGAAAGGCCGTCAACATCGGAGCCACTGCAGGGGACGTCCCCATCGATGTCCACCACATGATGGACCAGCAGCAGCAGCTGATCGGCTCCGTCTGGTTCACCGCAGGGGAGGGCCAGGACATGGCAGCCATGGCCGCCAACGGCATGGTCGACTTGTCCATCTTCGAAAACGTGGTCTACCCGCTGGCGAAGGTCAACGACGCGATCAACGGCATCGAGAACCGCCACGGCGGCTTCAGCAACTACATCATCAGCCCGAACGAAAAGTAGGACACTGCCATGACCACCAACGAGCTGCAGCTGGATCCCGCCCGCACGGCACTGGTAAACGTGCACTGGCAACAGGACATTGTCACCGCCCAGGGGGCGTTCGCCCCTTTCTTCGCCGAGGCCGTCCAGCGGCACGGCGTCATCGACAGGACCCGCATCCTGGTCGAGGCCGCCAGGGAATCCGGCGTTCCGGTCATCTGGGCGCGCGCCGCCTTCCGGCCCGGCTACCCCGAACTCGTCATGAACACCGGGCTCAGCCATGCCATCAAGGACCTGAACGCCCTCGTGGAGGGAAGCTCCGGAGCGCAGATCATTGAGGAGCTGGCTCCACTGGATTCTGAACCGGTGGTCAGCCACCCCGGTACTTCCGCGTTCCCGGTCACGCCCTTGGATTCGATCCTGCGCCGCCTCGGCATTGAGACGGTGCTCTTCACCGGTGTGGCCACCAACATCACGGTCGAAGGAACGGCCCGGGATGCCGTGAATCTCGGATACCGTGCGGTCATCGTCTCGGATGCCTGCGCTGCGGCAACGGATGCCGCCCACGAGGCGACGCTTGAGACCTTTTCGTTGCTCGGACAGACAGCCACAGTCGACGAGATCCGGGCTGCGCTGGAGGCCGTCGCGGCACAACCAGTTGGCTCGGCCTCTTAGCCCGTCCCTTTCACCCCCTGCCGTGTTCTACCGTGCGGTCCCCGGCTGGGGACCGCACACATCCGCTGCTTCACACCGTCGAAGGAAGAACATGCCCAAAAATAGAATCAGGTCCACAGCGCTGACGCTTGGGGCCTCCACCGCACTGATCCTCTCCCTGGCCGCCTGCGCAGGCTCCTCTACCGGCCAGTCAGACCAAGGCCTTGACAGCGCCGGCCAGCAGGCGTTAGCGCAGGCGAAGAACTTTGTCGAAAAGTCCGAGTCGAAAGTCACAGAGGCGACTCTGGCCTCCGACTCACCTGCCATCGCCAGGGACATCTCCATCGTCGTCATCCCCTGCACCTACGCGGCAGAAGGGTGCAAGCGCGTGGCCGACTCCGTGCAGGAGGCCGGCAAGACGCTGGGCTGGGACACCCGCATGATCGACCCGGCCGGGGACCCTGAAAAGATGCGTCAGGCCATCCGCACCGCCATGCAGCTCAAAGTCGACGGCATCGTGCTCGGGGCAATCCCGGAAATCCTGGTCAAGGACGACGTTGCCCTTGCCCGCGCCGCCGGAATCAAGGTGGTCAACGCCATGGAGCCTAACTCCAAGGAATTCGCTGATGCGCAAACAGGCACGGACAACGTCCAGGCCGGCCGCATGAACGCTGCCCTGCTCACCGTTGAAACAGGCGGCCTCGGCCGCGTCGTCACCATCAATGACCCGCAGTTCCCTGCCGTCATCGGCTGGCACAAAGGCTTCACAGAAGGACTAAAGGAATTCTGCCCCTCCTGCACCATCGTCAAGGAAATGGAATTCCAGTTGTCCGGACTGCAGACCACCCTGCCCCAGGAGTTCCAGGCCACACTGACAGCCAACCCAGACGTCAACGCTGTCTGGGCAGCCTACGATCCTGTCGTCACGGCGATCACCCCCGTCATCGAACGCTCGTCCAGTCCCGACATCAAGATCGTGTCCCACAACGCGGACCCTTCCTCCCTGAAAGACCTGCAGGCAGGAGACAAGCCGGTGTCCGGTTCAGTCGGGTACTCGATCGAATGGATCGCCTACAGCGCAGTGGATCAGATGAACCGCTTGTTCAGCGGTTCCCTTGCAGAGGCCGAACGCCAGCGGACGGTGCCGAACAAGCTGATCACCTCCTCGAATGTCACTACGGTGCCATGGGATGGGGACGCTGACTGGAAAAACGCGTTCCTCACCGCCTGGAAATCGGCCAAGTAGCAGCTGGCCCCGGATCCAGGACACCAAGATGACCAACTACGCCATCGCATGCGAAGACCTGAGTATCTCCTTCGGCGCCACTAAAGCACTCAAGTCCGTGACCACCGGCTTTGAACGCGGAAAGATCACCGCACTGCTGGGCATGAACGGTTCCGGCAAATCGACGCTGATCAAGATCCTCGCGGGAATATACCGACCCGATCCCGGATCCCGGATCACCATCGCGGGCTCCCCGATCGCTGGGCACCTGACACCGAAGCACGCCCATACCTTGGGGCTGCGGTTCCTCCACCAGGAAGTCGGGCTGGTGGGGCCCTTAACCATATCGGACAACTTCGCCATGGTCGGGCGCTTCAGAGCCCCCTCCGCACTGGGTCCCATCGCCCAGCGGGAGCAGGACGAATATGTCGCCCAGGTCCTGCAGCGTTTCGACCTGCCGGTTCACCCGCAAACCAAAGTCGCTGACCTCAGCCCGACGCTGCGGACCATGGTCGGGATGGCCCGGGCGTTCCAGCACGACGGCGAAGACGAGGACGTGTTCGCCAGGAACGTTCTGGTCCTGGATGAACCCACGGCATCACTTCCCGCCGATGAAGTCCACGCAGTCATGGCCACCGTTGAGCGACTGCGCGACCACGGCGGTACGGTCATCTACGTCAGCCACCGCACAGAAGAAGTCAAGCGGCTGGCAGACAACCTCATCGTCCTTCGGGACGGGGAACTCGTCGTGGAAGAGGCTGTAGCACAACTGCAGATCCCGGACATCGTCTCCAGGGTCGTAGGACAAACCATCGCAGCCAAAGAACCACGCCGGACCGACCTCAGCGGGACACCCGTCGTGCTCGAGGTCAACAACCTCCAAGGAACCACGCTCCAGGACGTGAACCTGCAAATCCGGGCAGGTGAAATCCTCGGCGTGGCAGGGCTCGTCGGGTGCGGGCGGAGCGAGCTAATCCGCCTGCTCTCCGGCGCGCAACGCCCACACCAAGGAACAATGAAACTCAACGGCCAGCCGTACCACCCCACCCACCCGGGAACCGCAGTAAAACGGGGTGTCGTCTCCGTGCCACAGGACCGCCGGGCCGAAGGATGCATTCTCGGCATGGCAACCACCGATAACCTGACCATGGGCAGCCTGGACACCTTCTTCAAAGGCGGACTCCTGCGCCTGAAATCCGAATCGCTTTCGGCCCAAGGACTTGCCGAAACCTACCAGGTCAAGACCGGAGACATCCGGTCCCCCATCAGCACCCTCTCCGGCGGTAACCAACAGAAGGTCGTTATCGCCAGAGCAGCCAGCCGGGCAACAGAAGTGCTCCTGCTCGACGAGCCAACGCAGGGTGTCGACGCCTTGGCCAAGCAGGAAATCTGGAACATCATCCGCGGCTTCGCAGCCACCGGAAAAGCCGTCGTCGTCGCATCGACGGACTTTGACGAGTTCGTTGGCCTGTGCGACCGCGTCATCGTCCTTGACCGCGGAGCCATAGCCGCCTCCGCCGCCGGCCCCGACGAAATCACCGAAAAACAGCTTGCACTCCTCTGTGCCGGCGCGGACCAATGACGTCCCGCAGCCCGTCACCCTCCACGAAAAGGATCACCACAGCAATGGTTTCCACCATCACGAAAGCCCGGCCGAAGCCGGGCCCGGCTCGTAGCCGACCAGGACCGGCCGCATTTCTCACCCGCTACGGCGTTATCGTGTTCCTGATTCTCCTCGTCACCATTTTTGCGCTGCTGATGCCCCGGACCTTTCCGACGGCGGGGAACCTCATGGCAATCGTCGCCGACCAGTCCATCCCCATCATCCTGGCCCTGGCTGCCATCCTTCCCCTGGCCGCCGGGGAATTTGACCTCTCCATCGCAGCGGTCCTGGGCTTTTCCTCAATTCTCTCCATCGCCCTATCGAACGCCGGGATGCCCCTGCCGCTGGTACTGGCAGGAACGCTCATTTTCGGCCTGCTGGTCGGAGCCGTGAACGCCTTCTTCGTCGTCAAAATCGGCATCAATGCCTTCATCGGAACCTTGGCAATGGCCACCATCCTTGCCGGCCTGAACTTGCTGCTCACCCGCGGATCACTGATGACCCTTGAATCCGAAGAGTTCGCCAGGCTCACCAGCGTGCCCGGCTCCCGCATCCAGATCGTCATCACGTACGCCCTCGTTCTCGTCCTTGTCATCTGGTATCTGCTGGAGCGCACACCTTTCGGCCGGTATCTGCGGGCCACGGGCATGGGTCGCCCGGCAGCCCGCCTCAGCGGCGTGCGAACAGAGCGCTATCTCACCTCATCCTTCGTGCTGGCAGCGCTGCTGGCCTCGTTCGCCGGATTCCTCCTGGCATCCCGGTCCGGAAGTGCACCGCCCACCCTGGGACCGGAGTTTTTGCTGCCGGCCTACGCAGCAGCATTCCTGGGGGCAGCGACCATACGGCCGGGCTTCTTCAACGTATGGGGCACAGTCGTCGGAGCATTTCTACTTGCCGTGGGCAGCAACGGCCTGACTCTAATGGGCGCCCAAACCTGGGTGGCGAACGTCTTCAACGGAGTAGCCTTGCTCGCGGCAGTGTCCGCCTGGGTGATCGTAGCCCGCAGAGGGGTCAACGGCCGGACATAAACGATGCGTTTCAGGTGCATGGGGCAGCGGTCCCGGGCTTGTAGCCCCGGGACCGCTGCCTGTCTGCTCTGGGGGTCCCCGGGTTCCTCCCCACAGATCCCGCGCGGGAGCAACCGCCTCGCACGAAGAGGCGGCCCACGGGTATGACCGGCTTTGATGGCAAGACCGAAGCTGGGCCCGGCGGCTTCGATAAGGACGTCATGGGGCAAAAAGTACCTGGCTCAAAGGCACCGCCGCCATTCATGCTGCTGCGATTGACGGCATGGGTTTCGGATGCCGTCCGTTGCAGCATCCAGCATCCGCAAGTGAGGCCAGCAGGCCGCGCGCAGGAGATCAGCTGGCGGAGGGGTTCGGGAAAGAAATGCCCATTAGGAAATTCGACGTTGGTGGAAACGGGAGGATTTATCCCTGGTTCACCGGGTCTCTGGGCACCGCGCGCTGCTCCCCGGCCAACAGATCACTGCACGGCGTACTAGGGGGACTGCAGGCCAGTCTCACGGTAGGCGCGTGCAGCCAACGGGCCGGTCATAAAGTCAAAGAGGGAAGAGGCCAGGGCGTCGTTACGGGCCTTACGCGACAATGTCGCGGAGAACTCGGTGTAATGCTGGACGGCGTCCGGGAGTGGGCCGATGACCGTCGCCTCGGGAACGAGCATCAGTTCACTCAACTGATGGATGGCCATGTCCGCCCGCCCGTCGAGGAGTGCGTACGCGGTGGGCCCCTGGTCAACGATTGTGGACCGGGAATCCACCTGCTCGGCTATGCCCAGTTCCCAAAGCACACGGGAAAAGTAGATCCCGCTCGGTCCGTTCCGCGAATACGCGACAGAGCGCGCGGCCGACAGCGCACTGATGAGCCCGTCAACTGAACGAATATCCGGGCTGTTGGCGTCCGGTGGCACTGCAACCCCTATTCCGGACTTCGCGACCGGCAGGCACATTGGCAGGTCGAAGACCTCAGTGAAAGCAGAGGCCTCCAGGGACCCTGTTATTCCTACGAAGATCCCGGGCCGCGCACCGGCTTCAATCCGCTGCAGAAGCAGACCCGTTGGTTCGAAGACGACGTCTACGACCGCTCCTGTCGCCTCCGTGAAGGCGGGAAGGATTTGCCCTTCCACGGCCTTTCTCAGGGCCACGGCACAGAACAGCGATAGGGCGGCGCCGGACACCGGATCCGACCCCGCCCTATCGGACGGTGAACTAGCAGCTCTCATCTCAAAAGAGAACCGGGGCGAGGACAATGTCAAAGCGCGTGCGGGCCCAGGACTGGTTGTCCAGGTCGCGGCCGTCGGGAGTGGGGGTCCCGGGGGGTTGCGTTTCGAATTTCTTGATCAGCGAGTCTTTGACGCCGAACACTGAGTCACCAATCTCGATCTGTGGGTCTCCTTCGACAAAGATGTGCGTCACGAGGGGGCGCAGGCCGTCAGCGGTGACCATGAAATGCAGATGGGACGCGCGCACGGGGGAGCGGCCCACGGCTGCCAGCATTTTACCGACAGGCCCATCGTGGGGGATCGGGTAGGGGGTCGGGCGGAGGCCCCAGAACGCGTACTTCCCGTCCTGATCAGCATTCAGGTGTGCGCGCCCGGCCACACGCTGGTCCGTGTACTGGACGTCGTAGAACCCGTCTTCATCTGCTTCCCAGACTTCAATGCGGGCGCCAGGGACGGGGCGCCCCTCGGTGTCCGTAACGGTGCCTTCGACCCAGCATGGCTGGCCGTTGGCACCTCCGGCGATGTCCCCACCGATCGGGATTTCCGGTGCGTCGGCGACAAAGAACGGGCCGAAGACCGTGGCTTCGGTGGCTCCCTTGTATGCCTGGTTGTTGATGGCGATGGTCTGCATGGAGGCGCCGAGGACATCGGAGAGGAGCACGAACTCCTGGCGTTTGTCATCGGTGATATGACCGGCAGCGGTGAGAAACTCGATCGCTGCATTCCATTCCTCCTCGGTGAGGCGCACTTCGCGGAGAAAATTATGCAGGTGCCGGGTCAGGGACTGCATAAGCTGCTTCAGGCGCTGGTCCTCGGCCTTGCTGAAGGATGCGACGACGGTGTCCACGAGCTGTTGCTCGACGGCAACCTGCTCGGCGGAGATCTGCGGTGTTGAGGACTGGATGCTCATGGCGGGTTCCTTAGAGTCCGGGGGTGGTGCCCGAGTAGGCGGAGCGGAGGAGTTCCTCGAGGTTTTCCTCCGTGACCGGGCGCGGGTTGGAGGCGGGGATTGCCGGCAGGATCAGCCCGACCGCTTCGGGAATGTTTTCCTCGGCCAGGCCGTGGTCTTTCAGGGCCTTGGGCGCGTTAAGGGTCTCGCGCAGGGCGTTGAGTCCCTTGATGGCGCTGTCGGTTCGGAAGGCGGCGGCGATTCTTGCCTCCGCATCCGCCGCGAAGGGTGCGTTGAATGCCAGGACGTAGGGCAGGACAGTGGCGTGTGTTTGGGCATGGGGCATGTTGTAGGCGCCGCCCAGGACGTGGCAGATCTTGTGGTGCATCCCTGAGCCGGCGGAAGCGAACGCGACCGCGGAAAGGTACGCCCCGTACAGGGCCTGTTCCCGGCCAGGGACGCTTGACGGGTCATCCTTGATCAGCGGAAGACCCTGGTTCAGCGCGCGGATACCTTCGGCTGCCAGGGCCTGGTTAATCGGGTCAGCACGTGGAGCCCACATCGAATCAACACAGTGGGCCAATGCGTTCAGGCCTGAAGCGACCGAGAGGTCCACCGGAAGGGAGAGCGTCAGGGCTGCGTCGTAAATTACCGTGACAGGCAGTACCCTGTCGTCCACACCGGTGGTTTTCCGGGACGCTTCCGTCAGCCCCCAGACGTTGGTGGCTTCAGATCCGGCATAGGTGGTGGGGACGGCGATGATGGGCAGCCCAGTGGTCATGGCGACCGCTTTGGCCAAGCCCGTGGTTGAGCCGCCGCCGACACAGACCAGCAAGTCAATGCCCAGCTCCGCAGCCGTCGAGCGCGCTTTTTCTGCCTTCTCGATGGGTACATGGGGTGCAACGTCGTCATAGAAGGACGCGACGTCAATTCCGGTCGTCACGTCGGCAGCGATCTGCGCTTCGAACTCGGAGGCAATCACCATGACGCGCGTGGACCCCAGCCGGGATACCTCTGCGGCGAGGTTTTCAGCTGCCTTGCCGGAGCCGAACAGTACACGCTGACCCAGGGTCACATGTTCAAAAGTAGGCATCAGACCAACGCCTCCTTGGCTGCGAGTTCCGCGTCGTGACCGTAGAGCCAACCGTTGCTGACCAGGGGGTCGCCCTGGGCCAAGGTGTCGT from Arthrobacter globiformis harbors:
- a CDS encoding molybdate ABC transporter substrate-binding protein, whose product is MRAASSPSDRAGSDPVSGAALSLFCAVALRKAVEGQILPAFTEATGAVVDVVFEPTGLLLQRIEAGARPGIFVGITGSLEASAFTEVFDLPMCLPVAKSGIGVAVPPDANSPDIRSVDGLISALSAARSVAYSRNGPSGIYFSRVLWELGIAEQVDSRSTIVDQGPTAYALLDGRADMAIHQLSELMLVPEATVIGPLPDAVQHYTEFSATLSRKARNDALASSLFDFMTGPLAARAYRETGLQSP
- a CDS encoding ABC transporter permease; the encoded protein is MVSTITKARPKPGPARSRPGPAAFLTRYGVIVFLILLVTIFALLMPRTFPTAGNLMAIVADQSIPIILALAAILPLAAGEFDLSIAAVLGFSSILSIALSNAGMPLPLVLAGTLIFGLLVGAVNAFFVVKIGINAFIGTLAMATILAGLNLLLTRGSLMTLESEEFARLTSVPGSRIQIVITYALVLVLVIWYLLERTPFGRYLRATGMGRPAARLSGVRTERYLTSSFVLAALLASFAGFLLASRSGSAPPTLGPEFLLPAYAAAFLGAATIRPGFFNVWGTVVGAFLLAVGSNGLTLMGAQTWVANVFNGVALLAAVSAWVIVARRGVNGRT
- a CDS encoding cysteine hydrolase family protein codes for the protein MTTNELQLDPARTALVNVHWQQDIVTAQGAFAPFFAEAVQRHGVIDRTRILVEAARESGVPVIWARAAFRPGYPELVMNTGLSHAIKDLNALVEGSSGAQIIEELAPLDSEPVVSHPGTSAFPVTPLDSILRRLGIETVLFTGVATNITVEGTARDAVNLGYRAVIVSDACAAATDAAHEATLETFSLLGQTATVDEIRAALEAVAAQPVGSAS
- a CDS encoding IclR family transcriptional regulator; this translates as MAGNSSTPGQSVSAKIFLVLDAFAGERTVLSMSDIARFTALPTSTVHRLIQDMVTWGGLERTSGGGYAIGVRLWEIAARSNRSYGLREAAMPFLQSLWETTKAHVLIAVMDGTDALLIERIAGTRGVPAAGRAGGRLPLHASSSGKVLLAYAEPEIRDAVLASPLARYTTNTHTDPEVLRLELDRIRNDGVATSENELTPGSVSCAAPVFGPPEVGIAAVSLLSSPGARDLKEMKLLVQMAARGLSHALAGSHAATTISPRLHRQAGS
- a CDS encoding maleylacetate reductase; this encodes MPTFEHVTLGQRVLFGSGKAAENLAAEVSRLGSTRVMVIASEFEAQIAADVTTGIDVASFYDDVAPHVPIEKAEKARSTAAELGIDLLVCVGGGSTTGLAKAVAMTTGLPIIAVPTTYAGSEATNVWGLTEASRKTTGVDDRVLPVTVIYDAALTLSLPVDLSVASGLNALAHCVDSMWAPRADPINQALAAEGIRALNQGLPLIKDDPSSVPGREQALYGAYLSAVAFASAGSGMHHKICHVLGGAYNMPHAQTHATVLPYVLAFNAPFAADAEARIAAAFRTDSAIKGLNALRETLNAPKALKDHGLAEENIPEAVGLILPAIPASNPRPVTEENLEELLRSAYSGTTPGL
- a CDS encoding alcohol dehydrogenase catalytic domain-containing protein translates to MTRTMMSARMHEVGAPMVLEEVPLPEPGPADVRVSVQACNIVPNLANILANWTTWFPQNPLPALPAIFGLDPAGVVEAVGSDVHGFAPGDRVYVNPGRHCGGCLACRRGDHINCTSYAFSGYFGFTPTATKMLDRYPYGGLAEYMIAPQYALVKLPDSVSFEHAARFGYLGTAYSALRKANVGTDTTVLINGISGTLGLGAALYALALGATQILGIGRDRALLERVRALAPQRIQTFSSLDGPIDEWVRSVTDGGVDVHISALGPGTPHEPFIQGMKSLRRGGKAVNIGATAGDVPIDVHHMMDQQQQLIGSVWFTAGEGQDMAAMAANGMVDLSIFENVVYPLAKVNDAINGIENRHGGFSNYIISPNEK
- a CDS encoding sugar ABC transporter ATP-binding protein, which codes for MTNYAIACEDLSISFGATKALKSVTTGFERGKITALLGMNGSGKSTLIKILAGIYRPDPGSRITIAGSPIAGHLTPKHAHTLGLRFLHQEVGLVGPLTISDNFAMVGRFRAPSALGPIAQREQDEYVAQVLQRFDLPVHPQTKVADLSPTLRTMVGMARAFQHDGEDEDVFARNVLVLDEPTASLPADEVHAVMATVERLRDHGGTVIYVSHRTEEVKRLADNLIVLRDGELVVEEAVAQLQIPDIVSRVVGQTIAAKEPRRTDLSGTPVVLEVNNLQGTTLQDVNLQIRAGEILGVAGLVGCGRSELIRLLSGAQRPHQGTMKLNGQPYHPTHPGTAVKRGVVSVPQDRRAEGCILGMATTDNLTMGSLDTFFKGGLLRLKSESLSAQGLAETYQVKTGDIRSPISTLSGGNQQKVVIARAASRATEVLLLDEPTQGVDALAKQEIWNIIRGFAATGKAVVVASTDFDEFVGLCDRVIVLDRGAIAASAAGPDEITEKQLALLCAGADQ
- a CDS encoding sugar ABC transporter substrate-binding protein, whose translation is MPKNRIRSTALTLGASTALILSLAACAGSSTGQSDQGLDSAGQQALAQAKNFVEKSESKVTEATLASDSPAIARDISIVVIPCTYAAEGCKRVADSVQEAGKTLGWDTRMIDPAGDPEKMRQAIRTAMQLKVDGIVLGAIPEILVKDDVALARAAGIKVVNAMEPNSKEFADAQTGTDNVQAGRMNAALLTVETGGLGRVVTINDPQFPAVIGWHKGFTEGLKEFCPSCTIVKEMEFQLSGLQTTLPQEFQATLTANPDVNAVWAAYDPVVTAITPVIERSSSPDIKIVSHNADPSSLKDLQAGDKPVSGSVGYSIEWIAYSAVDQMNRLFSGSLAEAERQRTVPNKLITSSNVTTVPWDGDADWKNAFLTAWKSAK
- a CDS encoding intradiol ring-cleavage dioxygenase yields the protein MSIQSSTPQISAEQVAVEQQLVDTVVASFSKAEDQRLKQLMQSLTRHLHNFLREVRLTEEEWNAAIEFLTAAGHITDDKRQEFVLLSDVLGASMQTIAINNQAYKGATEATVFGPFFVADAPEIPIGGDIAGGANGQPCWVEGTVTDTEGRPVPGARIEVWEADEDGFYDVQYTDQRVAGRAHLNADQDGKYAFWGLRPTPYPIPHDGPVGKMLAAVGRSPVRASHLHFMVTADGLRPLVTHIFVEGDPQIEIGDSVFGVKDSLIKKFETQPPGTPTPDGRDLDNQSWARTRFDIVLAPVLF